Below is a genomic region from Acidimicrobiales bacterium.
GTCCTTCCGGACAGATCCCGCGTCGGCTGGCGAGGCCGACCGTCTCGGGGCTCGTGCCTTCGCCCGGGAGACCGCCCTGTGGTGCACGCGAAAATGCGCGGCGTTCACAGCGCGCTCCGCAACCAAGGTGGCACGGAAACGTCGGGCGGGTTGCGCAAGAAGCTCGGCAAGCTGACCAACTGGGACCGGATCCTGAAGGGCGTCCAGGCTTACGAAGCCATGGGCAAGCCATCGTCATGCTCATGTCGCGGCTGGGATCCGAAATCGCGGACTTGAGGGCGGGACGTTGGTCGGGGACGCTCGGGCTGTCCGATCAGCAGGTGAAGGGCACCGGAAAACAGGACGAAGGCCAGAAAAACAAGGTGCAGGAGCTGCACTACGTCACCGAGAGCGGCGAGTTCTCCGGCTACTTCAAAGAGGACAAGGGCTTCAATCCCACGCCGGAGCACCACGAGAAGACGGCCGGAATCAACCAGACCGACCCGAACTACGGGGCTCGCTCCGTGGCCTCGTACCGTATCGACCAACTGTTCAACGCCGGGGTCACCGCTCGCGCCGAGTTCGCCGTGCACAACGGAATGCTCGGCACGGTCCTCGAGACCGCGAAGGGCGTCCCGATCTCAGAGGTCATCGCCAAGGGTTCCGCGGAGGCCAAAGAGCAGCCGGGGGCGAAGACCGTGGACTTCAAGGACCCGGTTCTGCAGCGGTCGCTCAACAAACTGCAGCTTCTCGACGTCATCTGCGGTCAACTCGACCGCCACCAGGGCAACTTCCGGATCAACACCGATCAGCAGGGAAAGGTCACCGGGGTTACCGGCATCGACCTCGACATGGCCTTCGGCAAGGAGCACAAGGACGTCGACGAGCTCAAGGTCAAGGCGATGAACTACGCGGGTATGCCCGAGGTCATCGACGCTGAGTTCGGCGAGACCATTCTCCGGGTGACCGAGGACGACATCCGCAACGCGCTGAAGGGACTGCTTCCCGCCGGCGAGATCGAGGCGACATGCACGCGCTTGCGGACGGTCCAGGACATCGTCGCCCAGCAGAAGAGCAAAGGCCAACTGGTCGACAAATGGGATGAGTCCACGATCAACCGCACTCGCGATTACGCGAAACGGTGGAACTACGACGGCGCGGGCAATTACATGGCGCAGGTCACCTCTTCGCAGGTGAAAGGTGCCCACTTCGCGATCAGGGAGACTCTCAACAAGTGGGCCAACAGCAACCCGCAGTTGCCTCGTTCTCCGTTCCGTGACGACATCCGGGCGCGCCTTGCCGACGAACCTCGTGAAATCCGGGCCGGGTTCGGCAAGGCCATGTTCGGTCTGCTCATACAGCAGGGCAGCAACCTCGTGGAGGGGAAGATCACTGACGGGACGATCCCTTGGCAGAAGGGCGTCGAGTTCGCCTACGAGTTGATGAACGAGACGCTTGCCGACGACAGCGTCTTCGCTCGGGCGATCGTTGCATGCCAGGAAGCCTCGGGCGTCGATATGGACACCCTCAGCGGCGCTATTGGGACGGTGCTCGGACCGCGACTCACCGAGATATACCCGGGCGTCCTCATGCGGTATGCCGTGAGGGTCCTCGACATGTCCGGCGTCTAGGAGGAGCGCGGACTGGCGACCTCGTCGTGGACTTCGCCAGCCATCCCACCACCGAGAAGTGCTCGCCGTCACGGGGTCCGTGCGCGCAGCCAGCCACACCCTGCCGAAACTCTGAGGGTCTTGCCGAACCGCCTGCAGCGGGCTAGACCTTCCATCGCCGCAACGCGCGGCGAAGATCAACCACGGTGGGGAGATGTTCATGCCGTTCGCGGTCAAGTTCGAGGTGACCCTGCCAGAGAGCACGCCGGAAGAGGCTCAGAAGATGCTCGACGAGGGGATCGTTCCCAGAGCCAAGGCGCAGCCCGGCTTCATGAACGGCGTTTGGATGCGCAAGGTGTCCTCATCCAGAGAAGGTGTCGGGGTCGTCGTGTTCGGGTCTGAGCAGCAAGCCAGGGACGCCTCCGAGGCGCTGCGGCCACCGCCCGGCGGTCCCGATGTTCGAGGCGTGGACATCTACGAGGTCGGCGCCATCGCATAGGGCGGACAGACGCTGAGACTCCCAGCCATTATTCCTTGATGATGTCAAGGGTTATGGTAGGATGGTCTGGCGTACGAAGGGCACCCTGATGGACAAATGGACTTGCACTGTGGAAGCGGTAAATGACACCTACACGGGCGATGTCGAGGACTTGTCCGAGAGGGTTCTCGATCGGCTCGCCAATCATCAGGCGTCGGTCGTCTTCGGCGACCGACGCATTGTGGCCAGGTTCGCGGTCACCGCACGCCTAGTTCTACAGGCAACCGAGACAGCCCGAAAGGCGTGGAACAAGGCTCTAGATGACGAGTTGGCGTGGTCCATCGTGTCATTGTCGGCGCGGCGCGCTGATCAGCCCGATGACCTCCCGGGGCTACCAGATCTGCTTGGCGTAGCGGAAGTGGCGAAACGGTTGGACGTCTCCAAGCAGCGCGCGGCGGAACTGGCCCGCACCCATCGACTGTTCCCAGCACCGCTAGCGGAGTTGGCGTCCGGGCCGGTGTGGACCGCGTGGCAGATCGGTTCATTCGAACGATCTTGGACTCGTAAACCGGGCAGACCTCCTGGGTGGACCGCCCTAGGGAGTGAATCTCAACCGATGGATTGATCGGCCCAGATCGCCGGCAAGACCCGCTTTGTTCGTTGCCGGGGTGATCGAGACCGACTCCCGCTATGTCCGCCCAGCAGGCTGGTTGGGCGACCGAGGTGGTACCCCTGTGCGTAGTGGGCGCCGAGGCGGCTTAGGACCTCGAGTTCGTCTTCGGTTTCTACTCCCTCGGCGATGATCTGTGCGCCGGTGTCGGACGCGAAACTGAGTAGCGACGCTGCCAGGGCTCGGCGGACCGGGTCGACGTCGATCCCGCTGACGAGTTCGCGGTCGAGCTTGATGAAGTCCGGGGCGAGCTTGAGGATGTGGGCCAGGCTTGAATAGCCCGATCCGGTGTCATCGATGGCGAGACGGGCTCCTTTGTACCGCAGGTCTTGCAGGATGGCGATCAGTCCGGGGTAGTCATCGACACTGGCGTGTTCGGTGAGCTCGAGAATGAGACGTTCATACGGCGCCTGGTTGAGGACCTCTTTGAACCGCGCGCTGGCGACGACCCTGGGATCAACATTTATCGTGAGGGCGACCCCGGCGGGCAGCCTCGGTAACTGGACCAGCGCCCGCGTGATCGCCAAGAGTTCGAGCTCGACGCCAAGGTCGACCTGGTGGGCCTCGGCGAACCATAGGTCAGGCGGACGATAGGGCGAGACGTCGAAGCGGGCCAGCGCCTCGACAGCAGCCACTTTGCGGGAGGCGACGTCGACGATGGGCTGGAACACCACCGACAGAGCTCGTGGATCGTCGAGGACCGCCCGAATCCGCTCCCCCGAGTCGATCCGGGTGACACTGTCGGGATTCAGAATGTTCATTACATACCGGCTGGCGGTGTCCGCCGGGTCCCTGTGTTGGCTGAGTTCAAGCAGCTGTCTGCTCGCTCTGGACAGCTCACACGCCGAGCCGATCGCGACGCTCAAGAAATCGCCCAGCTGGGTCAGGGTGGCCGCGTCGCCGTCGGAGAAAGCGCCAGCCCGTCTGGCGTTGACCGCGAGCACCCCGAGAGTCTCACCTGTGCGCAACAACGGCACACACAGCAAAGACGCGACCGACAATCGACGACACGCGTCCGCGTCGACCCGCGGATCGGCAGCGGTGTCATCAGAACGCTGAACCATCCCGCGGCGCACCGCCAGCCCGGTCAAGCTCGAGTCAAGCCCGACCCGCGTACCCAGATGCGAGATCTGATGGCCGGCGCCGCAGACGTAGGTAACGCCGTCATCATCGACCAGACCAACCATCACGCCATCGGCAGCCTCGATCAACTCCAAGGTTCGGTCGGTGACCCGCTGCATCAACACCAGCGGATCCAACGCCTCTCCCACGGAGTCGATCAATGACGCCGGCATCGTCCTACAGGTCTGCCGGCGGCCCGGTGCGCAAACGCAGCCCGGATCCGATATTCAGCGCCCAAGAGACAAACCACGCCGGTATATCGACCACGCGACATGGCGACTTGAGAACGGCGTCACGACGGCGACCGCCGAAGAACCTATTCGCTCAAAGAGAGCCCCGCCCAGGACAGTTGGAGCGTGACCTTCGCCCCGTAGGCCCGATCGGCGTTCCCAAATCGCTCCGTTGACCTGGGCGCGTCGTCGTTGTGCGTGGCCGCGACTTGGCTTCAGGCGGCGGTGAGCTGGGCGACGATGGCGCCGCTGTCGATCCACACCTGCTCGCGGCTGATCAATCCGTCGCCGAAGCCGAAGACGTGGAGGATGCGGAAACTGACTCGACGTCCGTTGCCGGGGATGCCGAGCATCTCCCCGATGACCGCGCCCGTCATGTTCTGCTCGAGGATCATTGTGTCGCCGTCGAAGAACCTGTTCAGCGGTTCCTCTCCCTCGGTGCGGAAGTTGGCGGTCAGGAACCGGTAGAACTCCCGGGCCGCGTCCTTGCCGGTACGGGGAGAGCCCGGAAACCCCACCGCGTCGTGGACGACGTCGTCGGTGTACACCGCAACCGCTCCCTCGACGTCTCCGGCCCCCTCTGCCTTCAGGTGCTGCTCGACCAAGGCGATCATCTCGTGCTGGTCCATCATTCTCCCCTTCCGGTTGGTGCAAGCCTCTGGCGTTGCGTCACTGCTATTATTGTGAGATGGCTCTCTCACGTCAAGAGGCGTCTCGTATAAATAGCGGGCGGGCGAATCAGAAGGCCCGAACGCGGACCGCGCTGCTCACGGCGGCAGCCGAGCTGGTCCGAGAGGGCAGGCCGCCGTCCATACCCGAAGCCGCCGACCGTGCGCTGGTCTCGGTCGCCACCGCGTACCGCTACTTCTCCTCGGCAGAGGAGCTGTGGTGGGAAGCGTCGAACTCGGCCTTCGGCGACCAGGGGACCGTGGCGCAAGCCGAGCGGAGAATCGAAGCGGCGGGCGGCGACCCACAGGCGCGCCTCGAAGCACTCATCCGCAGCATCGGCTTCCAGATCCTCGACGACCAGGTGCCCTACCGGCGGATAGCCAAGAGCGCCCTGGAACAATGGTTCCGCCAGGCCGATGCTCCCGACAGCCAGCGGGTGCCGATCCGCCAAGGAAGGCGCAACGAGCAGATCAGAAAGGTCATCGCCCCCCTACACGGCCGACTTTCCAAGAAAGACATCGACCGCATCGCCCACGCTCTGGGGCTCCTCATCGGCTCTGAAGCCATGATCTCCCTCACCGACGCCGTCGGGCTCGAGGTGCCCGCAGCCAAGAGGACCCTCCTGGACGCCGGTCGATGGCTCCTCGCAGGAGCACTCGCCGAGCTCGCCGAGCTCGCCGACGAACAGAGCTAGCGAGGTTCCCTCTACAGGGCTGCCGGTTGTCGTCCTTGCCTCGAGTCCTGCGATGGCCGCGGCGGTCGTCAAGCGGAATGGTTTTCCGGGGACGCGGGCTGTCTCCAAAGTGGGAGGAACAGCACCAGGGCGACCGCTTGGATGACGACGGTGAAGGTGATAGCCGCGTCGCTGGAAATGTCGTAGAGGGCACCGATGATGGCGGCGCCGGCTAGCCAGGCGAGGCCGTAGACCGCGGTGAAGGTTCCGTATCCGACGCCGCGCCGCGCTCGTGGTACCAGGTCGGCGACGGCCGCCCTCATGGTTGACTCGTGTACGCCCATGACCGCACCCCACAGCGCCGCGCCAGCCCATACCAGGAGGACCGACGTGGAGAACGACAGGAACGGGATGACCGCACCGAGCAGGGGCAGCAGGACCAGGCCCCGTAGACCCATCCGGTCATAGACCTTCCCAGAGGCGAGCGCGGCTAGGGCGGCTGCGCCCATGGCTACCGCGTAGAGCACCGGGATGGTGGCGGTGGAGACAACATGGCGATGCGCCAAGTGGTAGGCGAGGACGGCGAAGGTGGCGAAGCCGGCCAACGTGGCGGCACTGAAGGCCGCGTACTGCCAGTAACGCCGGGAGAAGCCCCGCAGTGCCACAGGGCGGGTCTGGGTGACCTGGACCGTGGGGTCGTAGGCGGCTGGGCGCGGTACCTGTCGGCGGAGGTATCCGAGGACGAGCATCGCCGCTACGCCGGGGATGGCGAGGAGCGCGAACGCCGCTCGGTATCCGTGGTGGGTGGCCAGCACAGCGGCCACCACGAGGGGGCCGATCAGCGCTCCGGACTGGTCGAGGGACTCGTGGACGGCGAAAGCGTGACCCCGGCCCATATCGACGCTGGCCTCGGCCAGCATCGTGTCTCGGGCGGGGGTTCGTACCGCCTTGCCGAAACGCTCCGCGATGATCAACAGGCACGCCAGGCCGAGGGGTCCGCCGACTCCGAGGAGTGGTACGGACACGATCGTGATGGCGTAACCGGTGATCGATATGGCCCAGTGTCGCCCCGTGCGGTCTGACCAGCGCCCGGTCGCCATACGGAACACCAGCGCCACCGCTTCGCCGAAGCCGGTGACCAGCCCGACTACGGCAGCCGAAGCGCCGAAGGTGGCCAGGTAGGGGCCGACGATGCTGCGGGCGCCCTCATAGACGAAATCAGCCAGCCCGCTGACCACGCCGAAGACCAGCACGAACCGCAACGGCGACATTCGGTTCGGCTCCATTGGGCGGCTATCGCCCGGCCGGGAATGCGGGTTCACCTGATTCGTCGGGCAACTACCACCTCGGATGGGACCCCATAGCGGACGATCACCTCGGCGTGATCAAGGTGCCACTCGGGTCCAGTGATCAGACCGCGTAGCTCGATCGGTCGGCAGCCACCGACCATAGCGGGCCATCGAGTTGCGACTGCATTCCAGCCAGCGGCGATGATCCGACTCGCGGGTGTCGTGCCGTGGGTCAGCGAAACCAGGGCAAGCAGTCCGCCCGGGGCGAGGAGCCGGACTGCCTCGCCCATCAGAGCATGAGCGTCGTCGGAAGAGAGGAGGTCGAAGACGTATGCCGCGAGGAAACGGTCGAAGGCTGCGTCCTCTCCGGGCAGCTCAACAGCTGGAGGCTTCAGCAACTCGATCTTTGCTCGTTCGGACCACCGGGCGAGCCGTGCCGTGGCCAGCCCGACCATGGTCGGGCTGACGTCAACCCCGAGGTACCTGGCTGACGGTGGTAGCACCGAGGTCAACAGCTTGGAGGCCAACCGACCGGTTCCACAGCCAAGCTCGAACACGGACACGCTTCGCTCGAGGTCCGCGAGTTCCACGAGCCGTTGGACGGCGGCGTCTTCATAGACGCGTTGTGTGTCCTGGAACCGACCGAAGCGATCGTAGAAGCGCCGAGACCCTGCAGCATCCAGCGGCATGATTGCACTGTACGCGTAGCCCCTCGTAGACGAGCCTGCCAACGTGGCCAAGGTCGGGAAGACCCTGCAGATCGCGCCATCAAGGGGCGTGTAGACGTACCGCCTGCTCCCGGAACTCGTTGTCGAAGGCTTGCGTCATGCGCTCGACGCTGGCAGAAGAGAGTGCGAGGGCGTTTTCAACTGGTTGGTATCAACCGCTTCTCAGCGCATCAGGAACGAACTGCTGGGCGCGGCTCTCGACCGCTGGGAGGACGAAGAAGAACCCTTCAGCGACAAGGAACTCGACGCCGCCGCCGCCCGCGGGACGTCCCGCCGGCGAGGCGCCGCTAGAGAGCGGTTCTTGACGCTGGTGCACTGGTGGCCGTTGACAGGCGGGACCGCAGGGTCGGCGCAACGCCACGATCATCCGAGTGTGAGGCATCCGGACCGGGCTCCGACGTCCCGGGCATCCCGGTAGCGTGAAGCTCGTCCAGGAGTGTCATCCATGCAGTTCAGCGCATCTATCCTCGCCGCTCTGGGAGCGGCCGTCGCCTTCGCTTTCGCCGCTGTCCTCCAGCAGGAATCCTCCCAGGCGGCGCCCGAGGACAAGTCGCTGTCGGTCGGTCTTCTCACCGACCTTTTCCGCCGCCCGAAATGGCTCGCCGGAGGGGCCTTCCTGCTGACGGGTTTCGGGCTGCAGGCACTCGCCTTGGCGTATGGCCCGGTGGCGCTGGTCCAGCCGATCGTGGTCACCGAACTTGCTTTCGCCATCCCCTTCGGCATCGTTCGCCGCCACCGCCGGGCGGGCCGGCGAGAGTGGATCGGTATCGCCTGCATCATGACCGGAGTCTCGCTGTTCCTGCTCATCGCCTCTCCGACCAAAGGGATCGACGAGCCCTCCGGCGTCGCGTGGGTCACGTCTTTGGTACCGGTGGGTGTCATCGCCGCGGGCGCCTTGGTGCTGGGCCGCAGCTACAAGGGGCCCAGGCGCGCGATGTTCCTCGGCGCGACGGCCGGCTTGTCATTCGGTGTGCTCTCGGTGCTCACCAAGTCGATCACCCACCTTCTCAGCCGCGACGTCGCACTGGCGTTCGTCACCTGGCAGGTCTACGCGGCGATCGGCGTAGGAATGGCCGCCCTCATCGTTTCCCAGAGCGCGTACCAGGCGGGTCCCCTCGCCTACTCGATGCCGATGGTCGGGCTGCTCGAGCCGGTCGTCGCCGTCGTCATCGGGGACACGGTTCTCGGCGAGCAGGTACACCTCTCCGGCGCCACGGTGGTGCTCGAGCTGATCGCCGCCGGGGTCGCGTGCGTGGGGATCACGCTGTTGACCACATCGCAAACCGTGCTCAGCATCTACGAGGAACGCCACCCTCACGGGGATCACCCGACCCATGCCGGCGGGGTCGCGTGACCCGGACCGACCCGCCGATTGGCCTGACCGGCGCTCAGAACAACGTCGGGGCTACCAGCGGTGAGGGAGGCTGCCGTACAGCTCGGACCAGACGTTGTCGCGGTGCGTGGACAGCCATCCGGCCAGGTTCGGCGAGGTCTCCCGGTCGCCCCAGGAGGTCGGGTCGTACCAGTGGCTGCCTCCCTCGGTCTCGATCTCGTCTTTTTCACCGGCCTGGAGCAGCTCTCGGTTGGCGACGAAGAAGTCCTCGACGTCATCGGTCATCTTGGGCTTCATGTCGTTGACCAACCGGTACATGTAGTCGAAGACGGGCTGGCCGCCGAGGAAGTTTCCGAGGTTCTCCTTCGGGATCTTGGGCACCTCGCCTTTGGAGGGGGCCAGCTGCCAGTCGGCCCAGGCCAGCTGGCGGTTCTCCTCGTCGGCGTAGCGGGCCAGGACCTTGATGCCCTTCAGGCATGCGTCGGTCATGGGCATGTAGTACTTGCTCCAGAGGTCGCCGAGCAGAGGCACGGCTTTCACGAAGCTCATG
It encodes:
- a CDS encoding EAL domain-containing protein — its product is MIDSVGEALDPLVLMQRVTDRTLELIEAADGVMVGLVDDDGVTYVCGAGHQISHLGTRVGLDSSLTGLAVRRGMVQRSDDTAADPRVDADACRRLSVASLLCVPLLRTGETLGVLAVNARRAGAFSDGDAATLTQLGDFLSVAIGSACELSRASRQLLELSQHRDPADTASRYVMNILNPDSVTRIDSGERIRAVLDDPRALSVVFQPIVDVASRKVAAVEALARFDVSPYRPPDLWFAEAHQVDLGVELELLAITRALVQLPRLPAGVALTINVDPRVVASARFKEVLNQAPYERLILELTEHASVDDYPGLIAILQDLRYKGARLAIDDTGSGYSSLAHILKLAPDFIKLDRELVSGIDVDPVRRALAASLLSFASDTGAQIIAEGVETEDELEVLSRLGAHYAQGYHLGRPTSLLGGHSGSRSRSPRQRTKRVLPAIWADQSIG
- a CDS encoding nuclear transport factor 2 family protein; its protein translation is MDQHEMIALVEQHLKAEGAGDVEGAVAVYTDDVVHDAVGFPGSPRTGKDAAREFYRFLTANFRTEGEEPLNRFFDGDTMILEQNMTGAVIGEMLGIPGNGRRVSFRILHVFGFGDGLISREQVWIDSGAIVAQLTAA
- a CDS encoding TetR/AcrR family transcriptional regulator encodes the protein MALSRQEASRINSGRANQKARTRTALLTAAAELVREGRPPSIPEAADRALVSVATAYRYFSSAEELWWEASNSAFGDQGTVAQAERRIEAAGGDPQARLEALIRSIGFQILDDQVPYRRIAKSALEQWFRQADAPDSQRVPIRQGRRNEQIRKVIAPLHGRLSKKDIDRIAHALGLLIGSEAMISLTDAVGLEVPAAKRTLLDAGRWLLAGALAELAELADEQS
- a CDS encoding MFS transporter encodes the protein MSPLRFVLVFGVVSGLADFVYEGARSIVGPYLATFGASAAVVGLVTGFGEAVALVFRMATGRWSDRTGRHWAISITGYAITIVSVPLLGVGGPLGLACLLIIAERFGKAVRTPARDTMLAEASVDMGRGHAFAVHESLDQSGALIGPLVVAAVLATHHGYRAAFALLAIPGVAAMLVLGYLRRQVPRPAAYDPTVQVTQTRPVALRGFSRRYWQYAAFSAATLAGFATFAVLAYHLAHRHVVSTATIPVLYAVAMGAAALAALASGKVYDRMGLRGLVLLPLLGAVIPFLSFSTSVLLVWAGAALWGAVMGVHESTMRAAVADLVPRARRGVGYGTFTAVYGLAWLAGAAIIGALYDISSDAAITFTVVIQAVALVLFLPLWRQPASPENHSA
- a CDS encoding class I SAM-dependent methyltransferase, giving the protein MPLDAAGSRRFYDRFGRFQDTQRVYEDAAVQRLVELADLERSVSVFELGCGTGRLASKLLTSVLPPSARYLGVDVSPTMVGLATARLARWSERAKIELLKPPAVELPGEDAAFDRFLAAYVFDLLSSDDAHALMGEAVRLLAPGGLLALVSLTHGTTPASRIIAAGWNAVATRWPAMVGGCRPIELRGLITGPEWHLDHAEVIVRYGVPSEVVVARRIR
- a CDS encoding DMT family transporter, coding for MQFSASILAALGAAVAFAFAAVLQQESSQAAPEDKSLSVGLLTDLFRRPKWLAGGAFLLTGFGLQALALAYGPVALVQPIVVTELAFAIPFGIVRRHRRAGRREWIGIACIMTGVSLFLLIASPTKGIDEPSGVAWVTSLVPVGVIAAGALVLGRSYKGPRRAMFLGATAGLSFGVLSVLTKSITHLLSRDVALAFVTWQVYAAIGVGMAALIVSQSAYQAGPLAYSMPMVGLLEPVVAVVIGDTVLGEQVHLSGATVVLELIAAGVACVGITLLTTSQTVLSIYEERHPHGDHPTHAGGVA